The following are from one region of the Capsicum annuum cultivar UCD-10X-F1 chromosome 1, UCD10Xv1.1, whole genome shotgun sequence genome:
- the LOC107868675 gene encoding SNF2 domain-containing protein CLASSY 3 gives MDVNSFKFYDSSAILDAAIFGEGTVWDLVPLSSKATMYPHQREGFEFMWRNIVGDMNLEKLKEPISGNRGGCIISHPPGTGKTRLTIVFLQAFLKQFPKCRPVIIAPSNLLLNWEAEFQKWEVDIPFHNLNSKEFSSQEDEATISVFHCLSHAGKNNPQLIRMVKLRSWAKSTSVLGISYDLFRILTGEDGDGYVKETRNILLKLPGLLVLEEGHTARNEQSLVWKALNKVETEKRILLSGTPFQNNIKELYNTLCVVSPKFAADLEQRWASLSSFVDKNVRALEELRDMISPLVHKCSENVKKVSLPGIRDVVIHLKPTDLQKEMLRRIPENPGSFYDQNMVSLISVHPSLVAKKKEFSDLESQLKERECRLDPDNGVKMKFVVELIRLCGGLKERVIIFSQLLDPLNLIKEQLSALFGWTLGQEILYMDGKLDVKQRQISINSLNDPKSDVKVLLASIKACSEGISLIGASRVVMLDVLWNPSVEQQAISRAYRNGQTKFVHVYCPVTSKWEVDKIEQQTRKKYHSDVILSRNEVKMDPSCSLSEDTILESMVKHASLCHIFEKLSRAPRVVPNYML, from the coding sequence ATGGATGTTAACAGCTTCAAATTTTATGATTCTTCTGCCATTCTTGATGCTGCTATTTTTGGGGAAGGAACTGTGTGGGATTTAGTTCCCCTCAGTTCCAAAGCAACAATGTATCCTCATCAGCGTGAAGGATTTGAGTTCATGTGGAGAAATATTGTTGGAGATATGAATCTTGAGAAGCTGAAAGAGCCTATATCTGGTAATAGGGGAGGATGCATAATCTCACATCCACCCGGCACAGGAAAAACCCGCCTCACTATAGTATTTCTTCAGGCATTTTTGAAGCAGTTTCCAAAGTGTCGGCCTGTAATCATCGCTCCATCAAATTTGCTTCTTAACTGGGAAGCTGAGTTCCAAAAATGGGAGGTCGACATTCCCTTCCACAACTTGAACAGCAAAGAGTTCTCGTCCCAGGAAGATGAAGCCACTATTAGTGTCTTCCACTGTTTATCCCATGCCGGAAAAAACAATCCACAGCTTATACGTATGGTGAAGCTGAGATCCTGGGCTAAAAGTACGAGTGTTTTGGGAATTAGCTACGACTTGTTCAGGATTCTCACAGGAGAAGATGGGGATGGTTATGTCAAAGAGACCAGAAATATACTTCTAAAATTACCCGGTCTTCTGGTCCTTGAAGAAGGGCACACTGCTCGAAATGAGCAGAGCCTCGTCTGGAAAGCTTTGAATAAGGTTGAAACAGAGAAGCGCATACTGTTGTCTGGAACTCCCTTCCAGAATAACATTAAAGAGTTGTACAACACCCTATGCGTAGTTAGTCCAAAGTTTGCTGCAGATTTGGAGCAGAGATGGGCTTCTCTTAGCAGTTTTGTTGATAAGAATGTCCGAGCATTGGAAGAGCTTAGGGATATGATTTCACCTCTAGTCCATAAATGCAGTGAAAATGTAAAGAAGGTAAGCCTTCCAGGTATAAGGGATGTTGTGATACACTTGAAGCCCACAGATTTGCAGAAGGAGATGCTTAGAAGAATTCCAGAGAATCCAGGCTCCTTTTATGATCAAAATATGGTGTCTCTAATTTCTGTCCATCCTTCATTAGTGGCAAAGAAGAAGGAGTTCTCTGACTTAGAAAGTCAGCTAAAAGAAAGAGAATGTCGGTTGGATCCAGATAATGGAGTTAAAATGAAATTTGTTGTTGAACTAATCAGACTCTGTGGGGGCTTGAAGGAGAGGGTTATAATATTTAGCCAGTTACTTGATCctctaaacctgatcaaggagCAACTCAGTGCTCTCTTTGGCTGGACTTTAGGACAAGAAATTCTCTACATGGATGGGAAACTTGATGTAAAGCAGCGGCAGATATCAATAAATTCTCTTAATGACCCTAAGAGTGATGTAAAAGTGCTGCTTGCATCAATAAAAGCCTGTTCAGAAGGGATAAGTCTTATAGGGGCATCAAGAGTGGTTATGCTTGATGTTCTCTGGAATCCCTCAGTAGAACAGCAAGCCATCAGCCGAGCCTACAGGAATGGTCAGACTAAATTTGTGCATGTATACTGTCCAGTGACATCAAAATGGGAGGTTGACAAGATCGAGCAGCAAACCAGAAAAAAATATCATTCGGATGTAATTTTGTCTAGGAATGAAGTCAAGATGGATCCTTCATGTTCTTTGTCAGAGGATACCATACTAGAATCCATGGTTAAGCATGCGAGCCTctgtcatatttttgaaaaactatCTCGTGCACCACGTGTGGTGCCTAACTACATGCTTTAA
- the LOC124897227 gene encoding SNF2 domain-containing protein CLASSY 4-like: MDSGDASIPRRRTRQQFLKYCVDFIEKRNRSCQNGNPTGSSTCSVNIKEDVSRGRKRKMLEESTDSGSDKTIMRISEDGSMVRNRDKGEKKVDNGRGSFSPGTCESITKQPFIKEISDYDDNSEEEANDSDVVAVGEAAAGSAVNTGSGSWSNAGSVGFRSPVLNVADEVVSSTSSMCWTAEKPEELAITIASSESESEASSSESESETSSSESESEASSSESESEASSEEDNDDPNDKNYRVHKSSSSKKSAYRRRDFDNEESKDVDKSKDDDLSCPIEQEISEQGKKESNGWEIVPYLAAKGEKHNRGRAYLLRPRALSKSRKKKLSHGKYSSPILLSDDEESKSSSEEDCKVDDSMQIVVRKNVVRKVRKNVARKVRKGRKKVLKDSEFLKFVVDSIINVDDHDKLTPPEEKEQVPVRETLPLVFQFEDEEPLPPEKEEWENGIGDLFVEMDMCILESRIGFTNPSVSPMQIEKVSGCHMGNHHLVLDEQIGLICKVCSHVQLESKYIFPPFVSIRVFPVKALLFSIRKTIYKIRC, translated from the coding sequence ATGGATTCAGGAGATGCCTCTATTCCAAGGAGGAGGACTAGACAGCAATTCTTAAAATACTGTGTCGATTTTATTGAGAAAAGGAATAGATCATGTCAAAATGGTAATCCTACAGGGTCTTCCACTTGTTCTGTGAATATTAAAGAGGATGTGAGTCGTgggaggaaaagaaaaatgttgGAGGAAAGCACAGATTCTGGAAGTGACAAGACAATAATGCGAATATCGGAAGATGGAAGTATGGTAAGAAATAGGGACAAAGGGGAAAAAAAGGTGGATAATGGGAGAGGGAGCTTCAGTCCTGGAACTTGTGAGTCCATCACGAAACAGCCTTTCATCAAGGAAATATCTGATTATGATGATAACTCGGAGGAGGAGGCGAATGATTCTGATGTTGTTGCAGTTGGGGAGGCTGCTGCAGGCTCTGCTGTAAATACTGGATCAGGATCTTGGTCCAATGCGGGCTCTGTCGGGTTTAGGAGTCCTGTGTTGAATGTAGCAGATGAGGTTGTTTCATCTACCTCAAGCATGTGTTGGACAGCTGAGAAACCAGAGGAGTTGGCTATTACAATCGCATCTTCTGAGTCGGAATCTGAAGCTTCATCTTCCGAGTCAGAATCTGAAACTTCTTCTTCTGAGTCAGAATCTGAAGCTTCATCTTCTGAGTCAGAATCTGAAGCTTCAAGCGAGGAGGATAACGATGACCCCAATGACAAGAATTACCGGGTGCATAAATCATCAAGTTCGAAAAAATCTGCTTATAGAAGACGTGATTTTGATAACGAGGAATCCAAAGATGTTGATAAATCAAAAGATGATGATCTGAGTTGTCCAATAGAGCAAGAGATCAGCGAACAAGGAAAAAAGGAGTCAAATGGTTGGGAGATAGTACCTTATCTTGCTGCTAAGGGTGAAAAGCACAACAGAGGCCGAGCATATCTTCTTCGCCCACGCGCACTCTCTAAGTCCAGAAAGAAGAAGTTAAGCCATGGAAAATATAGTAGCCCAATTCTTCTTAGTGATGACGAGGAGTCTAAATCCTCATCCGAAGAGGACTGCAAGGTTGATGACTCAATGCAAATTGTTGTTCGAAAGAATGTTGTTCGAAAGGTTCGAAAGAATGTTGCTCGAAAGGTTCGAAAGGGTCGGAAGAAGGTTCTTAAAGATTCTGAATTTCTGAAGTTTGTGGTTGATTCTATAATAAATGTTGATGATCATGATAAACTTACTCCTCCTGAAGAGAAGGAACAGGTTCCTGTCAGAGAAACGCTTCCATTGGTATTCCAGTTTGAAGACGAGGAACCTCTCCCTCCAGAAAAAGAAGAATGGGAGAATGGAATTGGAGATCTTTTTGTTGAAATGGACATGTGTATCTTAGAATCACGTATTGGCTTTACAAATCCATCTGTTTCTCCGATGCAAATTGAAAAAGTAAGTGGCTGTCATATGGGGAACCACCATCTTGTTCTAGATGAACAAATTGGACTCATCTGTAAAGTTTGTTCCCATGTGCAATTGGAGAGCAAGTACATTTTCCCTCCATTTGTAAGTATACGAGTTTTTCCTGTCAAAGCACTTCTCTTTTCAATTAGGAAAACAATTTACAAGATCCGTTGTTAA
- the LOC124897229 gene encoding protein gar2-like, with protein MDSGDASIPRRKTRQQFLKFCVNFIEKRNRSCQNGNPTGSSTCSVNIKEDVSRGRKRKMVEESTDFGSDKTIMRILEDGSMVRNRDKGQKKSGQWERDDDILKQPFIKEISDDDDNSEEEVNDSDVVAIGEAAAGSAVNTGSGSWSNLRSQRSLLLPIASSESKSKASSSESEYEASSSESESKASSDEDSDDPNDKKYRIHKSSSSKKSAYRRCDFDNEESKDGDKSKDDDLSCPIEQDINEEGKKESNGWEIVPYLAVEGMSLRESVCIFVEQFQLSIASVHEVVQPSAATSVQKCTLVHETVAPVRSNQ; from the exons ATGGATTCAGGAGATGCCTCTATTCCAAGGAGGAAGACTAGAcaacaatttttaaaattttgtgtgaATTTTATTGAGAAAAGGAATAGGTCATGTCAAAATGGTAATCCTACAGGGTCTTCCACTTGTTCAGTGAATATTAAAGAGGATGTGAGTCGTgggaggaaaagaaaaatggtggAGGAAAGCACAGATTTTGGAAGTGACAAGACAATAATGCGAATATTGGAAGATGGAAGTATGGTAAGAAATAGGGACAAAGGGCAAAAAAAGAGTGGACAATGGGAGAGGGATGATGATATCCTTAAACAGCCTTTCATCAAGGAAATATCTGATGATGATGATAACTCGGAGGAGGAGGTGAATGATTCTGATGTTGTTGCAATTGGGGAGGCTGCTGCAGGATCAGCTGTAAATACTGGATCAGGATCTTGGTCCAAC TTAAGAAGCCAGAGGAGTTTGCTATTACCAATCGCATCTTCCGAGTCGAAATCTAAAGCTTCATCTTCTGAGTCAGAGTATGAAGCTTCATCTTCTGAGTCAGAATCTAAAGCGTCAAGCGACGAGGATAGCGATGACCCCAATGACAAGAAGTACCGGATACATAAATCCTCAAGTTCTAAAAAATCTGCTTATAGAAGATGTGATTTTGATAATGAGGAATCCAAAGATGGTGATAAATCGAAAGATGATGATCTGAGTTGTCCAATAGAGCAAGATATcaatgaagaaggaaaaaaggaGTCAAATGGTTGGGAGATAGTACCTTATCTTGCTGTTGAGG GTATGTCACTTCGTGAATCAGTGTGCATTTTCGTTGAACAATTTCAACTTTCTATAGCATCTGTTCATGAAGTAGTGCAACCTTCTGCAGCAACATCAGTTCAAAAATGTACACTAGTTCATGAAACAGTGGCACCAGTTCGTTCAAACCAGTGA